The genomic interval TCCCTTCCATCTCTCTCCGCCtgttgtctctctctcttgctctaAAACCTAACCTGCTCCCCCTCTCTCCGCCAATTCCGTCTCTCCACGCGTGGCGCCTCCACTCTGCCCTACTCTAACCCTATCACGCGACACACACACTCTCCGCTACCCAAAGGACACACCACTGCCGAGTTTCCACTCCTCCTTATAACAAATCGCACTTAATATTCTCGACATACaacgcacgcatgcacactCTGTCACACCTGCCAACCAAGtccgtaattattatttattaaaatactttaaaaaaataatttctgtttcGCTGTCCTCTTGTTCTATTTGCTCGTTTTCTTGCCTTTTTTTGGATATAAAACGTTTGCTGTTATTTTTTGCAACATCTTATCTGTTGGCTGAAATGTAACACAGCTGTGATCGCTTCACGCACTCTGTTGCTAATAATGATCCGTTgactgtttaaatttttaacttatttctatattttgtttttattaaattgatctgtaaattaaaataaaaattaaataattgcgtatatttattacataataaaaagtattgaaattatatattcaaaattatctattttatttaaatgtttaccCGACTAAAAATTCTTTCACAATCTGCATTTGAATGTGGAAAACATAGAATATCAAGAGCAAATGTAGCCAATTCATGACATTCAGACTTTCCCgcagcatttttattatccaAAATCTCATTCCAAGTCCACATGTTTTTTTCAAGATTCTTGGGTAAAAAGGCAGTGGAAAATGGAAGACGACGCCATTGGTCATCTATTTTTTGCATCATATTATTACTGTCATTGCAAATTGATCAAAAATCTTGGAATTCctttcattaaattaagaaatgttGGAGTTGTATCTCGATATGATAgagataaatcattttttagaTGCAACGCCTTAAGTTTTTTCAAAACAGGATTTTGCATATCATAGCGATTTGATATTTGCTGTGCTGATATCTGAAAGCATTACAAacataaaatgcaataaaatcgataatagagatggaaataaatatataacatttgtaAGCGGCAGAATAAATAGAGTAAGTTATCGACGCGGGGATGTAGGAATTCCACAGTTTGCGAGAGGTGACGTAGAATAGTCGGCGCTAGCGACAAATGTGAGACGAGTATGATTTAGGAGTATAAGGAAGGAGCAGTCGCGAAGTAGCTAGCAAAGAGACAACATGTATAGAAAGTGAGAAAGTAGAGAAGAAGTTAGTGTGAGAATATGAAGTAACGGTAGTAAGACTGAAAGCGTTATATGATAATGGAAATAGAAACGGACCTTGTATTATGTGATAATGGTGAGATAAATGGACATTGTATTATTTGAGATTTGACGACAAGAAGAAGTGAAATGTATATCTCTTGAGaccagaaataaatatatatatatatcctgaCAATATACCAAATGTTTACAGTTAATTTATCAGAAGTGGGATACAGactaaattattaactttcgGGCGAAATAATAATCACGTGAGTGTAGGGGACGTACAGAGTTCCGTGCGCGTGATCGTGCGGTGTAAGCCATGGTATACGTTGTGTTGGAATTCAAGGGCATGgctgatatatattttgatggAACAAAAGGAcattgaaaatttaacgataaatCAATTGAGATCATTGGCTTCGCGACTTAAATTAGGAACGAAGGGCTCTCGCGCAGCAATTATAACTCGAATAATAGACTTTTATACGGAAAACGGGTGGCCAAAGAATATGGCTCAATTTTCGGGACGCAGTGGTGATGTTGGCAGAAACTTGAAGGAGacagaaaatgaaaatgagcAGCAGAAAGGAGCAGGACATTCCGATATGTCTGGTTCAGTAGGAAGGGAAGATTTGAATCCGCAACATATTGTTAATGGTATTCCAGCCGTAGGGAATGGCAATGGTCAAGGAGTGAATTTTGCATTGAATATGCAAGAAATCGTGCAAGCGGTGGTACAAGTAATGGAAGAGAGGCAGCGGATGCGAGATGGATCGGCAGGATCTTTTTCAACCACTAGAAGCGTAAGCTCTTGTATAGAAGTTGATACGGCAAATGTAAACTggcaacaaattaaatttgcaacaaaGTTGATTCCTACATTTGCGGGAAAGGACGATGAAAATGTCATTAGATGGCTGGAAAGAATTTCTTGTGTGGCTCGTATGTATAAGTTTAAAGACGAAGTGTTGGTGCTGGCGGCAGTTtcgcaattaaaaaatcgagCGCAGGACTGGTATAACAGACAACCAATGGAGGACGTGGCAACTTGGGAGGATTTCAAATTTCGCCTGCGCAGTCATTTCGAAGTAAAAGAATCGTATACAGCAACGCTCGCAAAAATCGGACAAAGAATTTGGAAAACATACACAGAGAAATTTGTAGACTATGCTGAGGATAAACTGGGATTAATGCAGAACCTGTCTttgacagagagagagaaaattgaattgttGGCGGATGGCGTGAAGGATTCAACTTTGAGAAAATTGGTACTAAGTACGTGGATAACGAACATTCCAGACTTTATCGAACATGTTCGTCGAATAACAGAGGATTCCGCTTTGCCGAGAAGAGTTGATACAGGCGTGCGATTTGGAGGTCATAGTCGAGTTCTAAATAGAAACACCGCAGATAGAAGCGATACACCACAACAGGCTTCAACGGAGAGAACGTGTTTCACCTGTAAACGACCAGGGCATATTTCGAGGGATTGCAGACAAAGGAAAGCGGTGTGTTTTCATTGTGGAGAGGAAGGCCACATCAGCCCGGCGTGTCCGAGGAGAGGAACCAACATGGGTACACGTACTAGTCACGTGATCGAGTCAGGAACGGAGAATGTGACGGATTCAACGGTTTTCGTGAGCGATATTAACACCGGTAATAAAGACAAATCGTGTATTGCGGTACAGAGTATTACAATTCCGAATATTAGATTAAAAGCGCTAATTGATACAGGTAGTTTTGTTTGTTTGATGAGAAAATCAGTCTATGATCAGTATTATGCTGGAAAAGAATTGTTAAAAGTTAGTAGCGATATTCAATTAAAAGGTGTTAACGATACTGAGATAGGTATTTTAGGAAACATTCAGGATCAAATAACTCTAGAAGGATTAGAAGGCGTTTggttttatgtaaatttattgatagcccgggaaaaaatattcatatctgacggtatatgaacatatataaatgagatatgaacatatatgaacatatataaatgagatatgaacagatataagttttatatgccCATATctaaagcatatataatcatatatggttatatatcgctatatatgatcagatcgtacattatacatgacacaagatctgatcatataagttcatatatggtcagacatattattatgtgtagccAGATATGACACTATACATAATCGTATCTGGCCTTACATggtcgtatataaagaatgttcggccatgtattatcagatataattatgtatggcCATACATAACTGTATCGGCACtgtatatgatcatatatgacaagacgcgatgctgtatatgattgtatatgttcatatacggCCGGAAATTATATGAAACATGATCAGATCTGTCTATATATGACCAGATtgggatataatgatataaaatgtccgggaaaaatattcatatctgacagtatatgaacatatataaatgagatatgaacagatataagttttacatgcccatgtatagagcatatataatcatatatggttatctatcgccatatatgatcagatcttgtgtcatgtataatgcacgatctgatcatatatggcgatagataaccatatatgattatatatgctctatacatgggcatgtaaaacttatatctgttcatatctcatttatatatgttcatatactgtcagatatgaatatttttcccggactTTTATATCCGCGAACAAAATGTccaggaaaaatattcatatttgacagtatatgaacatgtataaatgagatatgaacagatataagttttacatacccatatatagagcatatataatcatgtatgaacctatatagtcatataatattatatatgatcagatcagatattgcatctcaaagtattcaatagatggcattcgatgggatctgtttctcgtatttaaaatttgacaaacagtgttataagaacggtatcaaaagacacgacactgtctcgcacTATAGagcggcacaatttttgtattagttGTATCGTAGagtctacttttataataaagttgcacactcttaaaaaataacttttgaaaatatataacaattttctgaaacttacttaaatatatatgttcatacctgataaatatatagttcgtacctgatcatacctgatcagatattaacatatacaataataccagatcatatatcctcagatctggccaatttccatatctgaccatatatggccattcatatatgatcatatatgatcagatatgaatattttttcccgggagtTCAGGATTGCACCATGAAGTACGATTTATTACTGGGTAgacaatttttccaaaatgcaaatttgaaattaatttatcaaaatggtAGTTATAAGTTTGAAGTTGACAAAGAAACTATAGAATTTATTCActgttttaatattgatattatagaaaaacaaaataaatatgatattagTAGTAATTTGGAACAGGATATGCCTCTTGCGTTAAGGAAACAAGTGATAGATGTTTTTGACTCGGTGGACAGTTTGAAGATTGAACCTGTAGATGACTATTGTGCTAAAGTTCATTTAAAGGATAATTCATTATTTCGATATGCGCCTAGACGAATGTCAGAGATTGAAAAGAGAGAGTTGGATAACATCATTGATGATCTTCTCAAACGGAATATTATAAAGCCTAGCATATCTCCATATTGTGCCCGTGTTGTATTAGTGCCAAAAGG from Temnothorax longispinosus isolate EJ_2023e unplaced genomic scaffold, Tlon_JGU_v1 HiC_scaffold_36, whole genome shotgun sequence carries:
- the LOC139824411 gene encoding uncharacterized protein, with the translated sequence MEQKDIENLTINQLRSLASRLKLGTKGSRAAIITRIIDFYTENGWPKNMAQFSGRSGDVGRNLKETENENEQQKGAGHSDMSGSVGREDLNPQHIVNGIPAVGNGNGQGVNFALNMQEIVQAVVQVMEERQRMRDGSAGSFSTTRSVSSCIEVDTANVNWQQIKFATKLIPTFAGKDDENVIRWLERISCVARMYKFKDEVLVLAAVSQLKNRAQDWYNRQPMEDVATWEDFKFRLRSHFEVKESYTATLAKIGQRIWKTYTEKFVDYAEDKLGLMQNLSLTEREKIELLADGVKDSTLRKLVLSTWITNIPDFIEHVRRITEDSALPRRVDTGVRFGGHSRVLNRNTADRSDTPQQASTERTCFTCKRPGHISRDCRQRKAVCFHCGEEGHISPACPRRGTNMGTRTSHVIESGTENVTDSTVFVSDINTGNKDKSCIAVQSITIPNIRLKALIDTGSFVCLMRKSVYDQYYAGKELLKVSSDIQLKGVNDTEIGILGNIQDQITLEGLEGVWFY